The Aminivibrio pyruvatiphilus genome has a window encoding:
- a CDS encoding ankyrin repeat domain-containing protein: MTIEELNKNLLEAAKQGDIEGVKKVLEQGTDVNARNKDGRTAMIEAARWGRLTPALLELLASHEADVNAVNEYGWTAMMIATNKGHLTLPLLKTFKKNGAIIERDYEWLKKEGRLSPELDAMFLEAMKEPEVKKDIEKLNWQLFKAAEEGKIQDVKNAIEQGADVNARNNNGHTVLEACFFEWSFSTDVAWSIAALLSSGAMTDGTARDFITRLEDKSDINAWERAAYALLLASFLYPEQSEVLDGHIAKNRSRAANLVLPAITGTNISMQNNFLRVLSSGRASALSLSPENIPAMVGILLDTLDSDPALAVEFIKKRVGKNLEAWAGDGVEGADRLVSRLVPYLKKR; this comes from the coding sequence ATGACCATTGAAGAACTGAACAAAAATCTGCTTGAAGCGGCAAAACAGGGCGACATAGAGGGCGTGAAAAAAGTTCTGGAACAGGGTACTGACGTAAACGCCCGGAACAAGGACGGCAGGACGGCTATGATAGAGGCGGCGCGGTGGGGGCGTCTCACACCCGCACTGCTGGAATTGCTTGCCTCCCATGAAGCGGACGTGAATGCTGTGAATGAGTACGGCTGGACGGCGATGATGATCGCGACAAATAAAGGTCATCTCACTCTCCCTCTGCTGAAGACATTCAAGAAAAACGGGGCGATTATTGAAAGAGATTACGAGTGGCTCAAGAAAGAAGGCAGGTTGTCCCCGGAACTTGACGCCATGTTCCTTGAAGCCATGAAAGAGCCTGAAGTAAAAAAGGATATCGAAAAACTGAACTGGCAGTTATTTAAAGCGGCAGAAGAAGGGAAAATACAGGATGTGAAGAACGCCATAGAGCAGGGAGCGGACGTGAACGCCCGGAACAACAACGGGCACACCGTCCTTGAAGCATGTTTTTTTGAATGGTCTTTCTCGACGGACGTGGCATGGAGCATAGCTGCCCTTCTTTCCTCAGGGGCGATGACGGACGGCACAGCCCGGGATTTTATAACACGGCTTGAGGACAAAAGCGACATTAACGCATGGGAACGGGCAGCCTATGCACTGCTTCTGGCATCCTTCCTTTACCCGGAGCAAAGCGAAGTACTCGACGGACACATTGCGAAAAATCGTTCCCGGGCTGCCAACCTGGTTCTTCCAGCCATAACCGGCACAAATATCTCCATGCAGAACAATTTTTTAAGAGTCCTCTCTTCAGGGCGGGCGTCCGCACTGTCCCTGTCGCCTGAAAACATTCCAGCTATGGTGGGCATCCTCCTTGACACCCTGGATTCCGACCCGGCACTGGCAGTCGAATTCATAAAGAAACGCGTCGGGAAGAACCTCGAAGCCTGGGCCGGTGACGGAGTTGAAGGGGCGGACAGGCTGGTGTCGAGGCTGGTCCCTTACTTGAAAAAGAGATAA
- a CDS encoding mechanosensitive ion channel family protein: MTQYIPVPAIRKHLIVPALVAMLAMVFIAALPYAEAKFSPAASRILLRSAKIGLVASLTWLALGAVSLFEIYFRNRFDISAADNLKARKVQTQFILFKRLLVILIIFLSVSLALLSIDDFRRIGTSLLASVGVAGIIVGLSAQRTVATFLAGIHLAIAQPIRIDDVVVAEGEWGRVEEVTFTYVVLRLWDSRRLVLPTTYFLEKPFQNWTRVSADIIGTAFFHVDFSADMEEIRAFFNTVLGTTPLWDGRAKALQVTDCTSRSMEVRALMSAANSGAAWDLRCHVREKMMDWLRREHPVWLPRARAEVNSGAGENVSWSAPGRNGDDILPPAKEELLRG, translated from the coding sequence ATGACACAGTACATACCCGTCCCCGCAATCCGGAAACACCTTATTGTGCCTGCCCTTGTGGCCATGCTCGCCATGGTTTTCATAGCCGCCCTCCCCTATGCGGAAGCAAAATTTTCACCGGCGGCTTCCCGCATTCTCCTCAGGTCGGCGAAAATAGGCCTCGTGGCATCCCTGACGTGGCTTGCCCTCGGTGCGGTCAGTCTTTTCGAAATCTACTTCAGGAACAGGTTCGACATCTCCGCCGCCGACAACCTCAAGGCCCGGAAAGTCCAGACTCAGTTCATTCTCTTCAAAAGGCTGCTCGTCATCCTTATCATCTTCCTTTCAGTCTCCCTGGCGCTCCTGAGCATCGACGATTTCAGGCGCATAGGCACGTCCCTTCTCGCCTCCGTAGGCGTGGCGGGCATCATCGTGGGGCTATCCGCCCAGAGAACGGTGGCCACATTCCTCGCAGGAATCCACCTCGCCATTGCCCAGCCCATCCGCATCGACGATGTGGTCGTCGCCGAAGGGGAGTGGGGCAGGGTGGAAGAGGTCACTTTCACCTATGTGGTTCTCAGGCTCTGGGATTCCCGCCGCCTCGTTCTTCCGACGACCTACTTCCTTGAAAAGCCCTTCCAGAACTGGACCCGCGTTTCGGCGGACATTATCGGCACGGCTTTTTTCCATGTGGATTTTTCTGCTGACATGGAGGAGATACGTGCGTTCTTCAACACCGTGCTCGGAACAACGCCCCTGTGGGACGGGAGGGCGAAAGCCCTGCAGGTGACGGACTGTACATCCCGATCCATGGAGGTCCGGGCTCTCATGAGTGCCGCGAATTCTGGAGCCGCCTGGGATCTCCGCTGCCATGTCCGTGAAAAAATGATGGACTGGCTCCGCCGCGAACATCCGGTCTGGCTGCCCAGGGCACGGGCCGAGGTGAACAGCGGGGCAGGAGAGAACGTTTCCTGGTCTGCGCCGGGGAGGAACGGAGACGACATCCTTCCCCCGGCAAAAGAAGAGCTGCTTCGGGGGTAA
- a CDS encoding PG0541 family transporter-associated protein, producing MNMVWIHAGETLGREICEMLDGLGVSAYSVWRNVLRKDNEGDGTRWDDAVFPGKNWSVQFLCGDELLAPLREKFQSFLSDDYVRRTGVEIFVQKAERLL from the coding sequence ATGAACATGGTCTGGATTCACGCAGGCGAGACGCTGGGACGGGAAATCTGCGAAATGCTGGACGGACTGGGAGTCTCCGCCTACTCGGTCTGGCGTAACGTCCTCCGGAAGGACAACGAGGGAGACGGCACCCGGTGGGACGATGCCGTTTTCCCCGGAAAGAACTGGTCGGTGCAGTTCCTCTGCGGGGATGAGTTGCTTGCTCCGCTGAGGGAGAAATTCCAGTCCTTCCTCAGTGATGATTATGTCCGCCGGACAGGGGTCGAAATTTTCGTCCAGAAGGCGGAGCGGCTTCTGTAG
- a CDS encoding efflux RND transporter permease subunit — protein sequence MNLPELSVNRRVSMLMVFLAVILVGGIVFLGLKLDLLPNIEPPVVNVLVTWPGASASDVEQRVTKVVEDKVSLIEGVDTIFSKSMDNISVVSVKFKWGVNLDVKMGDIRDSVNFARRDLPGDAEEPILLRITSGTIPFLTLSFTAERSWEGLHHFVDKTVVENLSRIPGVGQVLVYGGKQREIQVRIDAEKVEAFGIPISSVIAAVERENLNIPAGSLKQGRTEYYVRIPGRFTSVEEIGRTVVGVAGGRPVHLADVAEVADTYRDRDLRGYHFDREAVIMAVLKTSDANTVEVSRAVLGRLEELKEKEFPSDVDYHIGMNTSEFILNSINNLTQSLLAGVILVFAVTWIFLKRLSASLIVCAAIPFSLVITFIFMGELDYTINIFTLSALAMASGMVVDNCIVSTDQVVYHIEKGARRSVACVVGTAEVQSALVASTLTTVVVLLPLAFIRGLVGVFFSSLTVVMVAAVSASLFVSLTFIPMMGSFFFRREEDRLRLHRFTDAFIGRLERGYESLLEWSLENRKMVVLAALVILGLTFAGFRFIGTELSPDPDTGEITITMTLPEGTGIDATDRLVLRTIEHARKTVPEATNVYGYDGRDEKGFAVAAGQQAGPNIGNVGLKLVDKGLRKRTAFEVGESLRSWLREQPGIEKLNVLVTSPIKSMFLGAKPLNIEIFGDDLDQVVRMSGRIADLLRTIPGTVDVSLSQKQNRPEIRVDVDREKASLLGVSTYAVAGALRTYFYGHETNESYWEGENDYPIRFRLREEQRNSRNIFGRLMVPSASGKMVRLSTVASYRDTAGPPEIQRKNKQRYVVVEANVHGRSLGEVTKDARTAVAEVDIPSGVTVEFGGQIREQGDAFRQMGLLVLLGVLLVYMVMAGQYEAYLDPFIIMFSIPFALTGVAFAYLLTGLYLSLQGLLGIVMLVGIVVNNAIVLVDYVNLLRARGTPLREALISAGGRRLRPVLMTTLTTFFGMLPMALSKAQGAELWKPLAISVMGGLMISTLVTLVLVPVIYSLFEEKLRNKGRFMEAVTKS from the coding sequence ATGAATCTCCCGGAACTCTCCGTCAACCGCAGGGTTTCCATGCTCATGGTCTTTCTCGCGGTCATTCTCGTGGGTGGGATAGTCTTCCTCGGCCTCAAGCTCGATTTGCTGCCGAACATCGAGCCTCCGGTAGTGAACGTCCTTGTCACCTGGCCGGGCGCCTCCGCCAGCGACGTGGAACAGCGGGTCACCAAGGTTGTGGAGGACAAGGTCTCTCTCATCGAGGGTGTGGACACCATTTTCTCCAAGTCCATGGACAACATCTCCGTAGTGTCGGTCAAGTTCAAGTGGGGTGTGAACCTGGACGTGAAGATGGGGGACATCCGGGATTCCGTCAATTTCGCCCGGAGGGACCTCCCCGGAGATGCCGAGGAGCCCATTCTCCTTCGCATAACCTCAGGCACCATCCCCTTCCTTACCCTCTCCTTCACTGCGGAACGATCCTGGGAAGGGCTCCATCACTTTGTCGACAAGACAGTGGTGGAGAACCTCTCCCGGATTCCCGGAGTGGGGCAGGTACTGGTCTACGGAGGGAAGCAGAGGGAAATCCAGGTGAGGATCGACGCTGAAAAAGTTGAAGCCTTCGGCATCCCCATTTCTTCGGTCATTGCCGCCGTGGAGCGGGAAAATCTCAATATACCGGCAGGCTCCCTGAAACAGGGCCGCACGGAATATTACGTCCGTATTCCCGGCCGCTTCACCTCGGTGGAAGAAATCGGCCGGACCGTGGTTGGCGTTGCAGGCGGACGCCCCGTCCACCTTGCAGATGTGGCGGAGGTGGCCGATACATACAGGGACCGGGACCTCAGGGGCTATCATTTCGACAGGGAAGCGGTCATCATGGCCGTTCTCAAGACCAGCGACGCCAATACGGTGGAGGTTTCCCGGGCGGTGCTCGGCCGGCTGGAAGAGCTCAAGGAGAAAGAATTCCCCTCTGACGTGGACTACCACATCGGCATGAACACCTCAGAGTTCATTCTCAACTCCATCAACAACCTGACACAGTCCCTCCTCGCGGGGGTAATCCTGGTCTTCGCAGTCACCTGGATTTTTCTCAAACGCCTTTCCGCCTCCCTCATCGTCTGCGCCGCCATTCCCTTCTCCCTGGTCATCACCTTCATCTTCATGGGAGAACTGGACTACACCATCAACATCTTCACCCTCTCCGCCCTGGCCATGGCCAGCGGAATGGTGGTGGACAACTGCATCGTCTCCACCGACCAGGTGGTCTACCATATCGAAAAGGGCGCCCGGAGATCCGTCGCCTGCGTCGTCGGCACGGCGGAAGTCCAGTCGGCGCTCGTGGCCTCCACCCTCACCACGGTGGTGGTGCTTCTTCCTCTTGCCTTTATCCGGGGGCTGGTGGGAGTCTTCTTTTCCTCCCTTACGGTGGTCATGGTGGCGGCGGTTTCGGCGTCACTTTTCGTGAGTCTTACCTTTATTCCCATGATGGGAAGCTTCTTCTTCCGCCGGGAGGAAGACCGCCTCAGGCTCCACCGTTTTACCGACGCCTTCATCGGCCGGCTCGAAAGGGGATACGAGAGTCTGCTTGAATGGTCTCTTGAAAACAGGAAAATGGTGGTTTTGGCCGCCCTGGTTATCCTCGGGCTCACCTTTGCCGGATTCCGGTTCATCGGCACCGAGCTTTCCCCGGATCCCGACACGGGAGAAATCACCATCACCATGACCCTCCCGGAAGGAACGGGCATTGATGCAACCGACAGGCTGGTTCTCCGCACCATCGAGCATGCACGGAAAACCGTCCCCGAAGCCACCAACGTCTACGGCTACGACGGGAGGGACGAAAAGGGGTTTGCCGTCGCCGCAGGGCAGCAGGCAGGACCGAACATCGGCAACGTGGGCCTCAAGCTGGTGGACAAAGGGCTGAGAAAACGCACCGCCTTCGAGGTGGGAGAGTCTCTCCGGTCATGGCTGCGGGAGCAGCCCGGAATCGAAAAGCTCAACGTGCTTGTCACGTCGCCCATCAAGTCAATGTTCCTCGGCGCCAAGCCCCTGAACATAGAAATTTTCGGCGACGATCTCGACCAGGTGGTCCGCATGTCGGGGAGGATCGCAGATCTTCTCCGCACCATCCCCGGTACTGTGGACGTCAGCCTGAGCCAGAAACAGAACAGGCCGGAAATCCGGGTGGACGTAGACCGGGAAAAGGCGTCCCTCCTGGGGGTGAGCACCTATGCCGTGGCCGGTGCCCTCAGGACCTATTTTTACGGCCACGAGACGAATGAAAGCTACTGGGAAGGAGAGAACGACTACCCCATACGGTTCCGTCTCCGGGAAGAACAGCGCAACTCCCGGAATATCTTCGGCCGTCTCATGGTTCCCTCCGCCTCGGGGAAAATGGTGCGCCTTTCAACTGTGGCTTCGTACCGGGATACTGCAGGTCCCCCGGAGATCCAGAGAAAGAATAAACAGCGCTACGTGGTGGTGGAAGCGAACGTTCACGGGCGGTCTCTCGGAGAGGTTACCAAAGATGCCCGGACTGCGGTGGCGGAAGTGGACATACCTTCGGGCGTTACCGTCGAGTTCGGCGGGCAGATCCGCGAACAGGGGGACGCCTTCCGACAGATGGGCCTTCTGGTCCTTCTGGGAGTGCTCCTGGTCTACATGGTCATGGCGGGGCAATACGAAGCCTATCTCGATCCGTTCATCATCATGTTCAGCATCCCCTTCGCCCTCACAGGAGTAGCCTTCGCCTATCTTTTGACAGGACTCTATCTCTCCCTCCAGGGGCTCCTGGGAATCGTCATGCTTGTGGGCATCGTGGTGAACAACGCCATCGTGCTGGTGGACTACGTGAACCTGCTCCGGGCCAGGGGAACGCCTCTTCGGGAAGCCCTGATCAGTGCAGGAGGGCGCAGGCTCCGTCCCGTACTCATGACCACCCTCACCACCTTCTTCGGTATGCTCCCCATGGCGCTGAGCAAGGCCCAGGGGGCTGAACTCTGGAAACCTCTCGCCATTTCGGTCATGGGAGGGCTCATGATCTCCACCCTGGTCACCCTGGTGCTGGTTCCCGTGATCTACAGCCTCTTCGAGGAAAAACTGAGGAATAAGGGAAGATTCATGGAGGCGGTGACGAAATCATGA
- a CDS encoding efflux RND transporter periplasmic adaptor subunit — translation MKKVLALLLFIFLFGGLIIYRWHEKETSGSGVPAPEVLPVETVFLKTLTFEDRVSFAAGIEPEEKAAVVCKVPGKTVLRVFVSEGDAVKEGDPLAEVDDSLARQQILQAEASLGRASSYSSTVAADFERISALYREQVVSRQQFDRARGETRMAARQVQEARAVLNQLKIILGYHTITAPISGVILTRHIDPGDTVSQSPVFILARRERVKVSGTVPEQLFPRVKEGQKALVTVDAFPGKRFEAAVSRVHPSLDPVTRTGKVDVLLSSEGALLPGMYARVTIRTGVREGVGLPLEAVGRMAGTGESVCYVVSDSVARLRIITTGAERDNFLEVLSGLEKNEAVIAARSEKLRDGTPVKAAEK, via the coding sequence ATGAAAAAAGTGCTTGCACTTCTGTTGTTTATCTTCCTTTTCGGGGGGCTCATCATCTACAGATGGCACGAGAAGGAAACATCGGGAAGCGGCGTTCCTGCCCCGGAAGTCCTTCCCGTGGAAACAGTCTTTCTTAAAACCCTGACCTTCGAGGACAGGGTGTCATTCGCCGCGGGCATCGAGCCGGAGGAGAAAGCGGCCGTAGTCTGCAAGGTGCCTGGAAAAACGGTCCTCCGGGTCTTCGTCTCCGAAGGGGATGCTGTGAAGGAAGGGGATCCTCTGGCGGAGGTGGACGACAGCCTTGCCCGGCAGCAGATCCTCCAGGCCGAAGCGTCCCTCGGCCGTGCCTCGAGTTATTCTTCCACCGTCGCCGCCGATTTCGAGCGCATTTCAGCCCTCTACAGGGAGCAGGTGGTCAGTCGCCAGCAGTTCGACCGGGCCCGGGGGGAGACCAGGATGGCTGCCCGGCAGGTCCAGGAGGCCAGGGCAGTGCTGAACCAGCTGAAAATTATACTGGGATACCACACTATAACAGCCCCCATCTCAGGAGTGATTCTCACCCGGCACATAGACCCGGGGGACACCGTTTCCCAGTCGCCGGTCTTCATACTTGCCCGCCGGGAGAGAGTGAAAGTGTCGGGGACCGTACCCGAACAGCTCTTCCCCAGGGTGAAGGAGGGGCAGAAGGCGCTGGTCACAGTGGACGCCTTTCCCGGGAAGAGGTTCGAGGCCGCCGTCTCCAGGGTTCACCCCTCGCTCGACCCTGTCACCCGCACAGGGAAAGTGGACGTCCTCCTTTCCTCCGAAGGTGCCCTCCTTCCGGGAATGTATGCCCGGGTGACCATTCGGACCGGTGTCCGGGAGGGGGTCGGCCTTCCCCTCGAGGCTGTGGGCAGAATGGCGGGCACGGGAGAATCAGTATGCTACGTGGTTTCTGACAGCGTGGCCAGGCTGAGAATCATTACAACAGGTGCCGAGAGGGATAATTTTCTGGAAGTCCTTTCCGGCCTTGAAAAGAATGAAGCGGTGATCGCCGCCAGGTCTGAAAAACTCAGGGACGGCACACCCGTGAAGGCGGCGGAAAAATGA